A region from the Drosophila ananassae strain 14024-0371.13 chromosome 2L, ASM1763931v2, whole genome shotgun sequence genome encodes:
- the LOC6501338 gene encoding cation-independent mannose-6-phosphate receptor isoform X3, which produces MRCSSAKDFSTPNWANIIPVLWFLLSFFCSRGFAADAADQLEFSTQECKLKEPIYGSSFDFNGLRSDLAHVIESPSNGNDKFDFNICGNLTKPCNGESNVAACLIKDGKEYILGRQHELHYKHGKMYFKYNGGAKCENGTKENPNYRLHVILSCDYTVDAQPIHITPYSNDACSFYITYETPLACLSIPDAQQSNSCSVRDTKSNGIFDLMPLSDNNYRTSNRQNAVFLINVCKPVLYGENSMCPPGSSICLYDPKESDIKKRFTNFGNSQSRPVVENGQLLLRHESPTPCAHNSSVNYTSVIYFSCEKDIRNAHPEFSGLGADSCTYLFNFVTPLACNDLKPCTAFTSTNEFLDLSALSTKPAHTLNKDGRNYTVAVCSNAGDPCQENGGACYKQNSTTISLGNSNSQLRFNQSGSLYLLYENGAECPTPTGNKRWSTKIEFVCANNATKDNASAGNTGTEAPKIIEDSNCQLLIQYQTPLACREPIRCQATIYVDHTSNGLGSSGDELIDLTPLISASDNYEARVELPASMEHLVPKTTKFFLNVCRPLVPKYQLGCAGGSAACMAKVAANGAPEEERSMGFPLVSLSRRNRTSAELLYVKGDPCPTDNKTELSTRILFNCNMRAGRGQPVLRSIEDCAYDFEWETNVFCPPHECTINAETCDLVHDELGQHFNFKSAPFTKDGKIEVVYNATKMSVNICGEHRKAMTDYSQALVNIFFRHESPNCGKEGTMNVQIRLICSNQTETSSTISSDQQCNLLYVQRTPSICQFLSLGEPQHDPTNGGSGSSGTSTSTSTTTSTTTVKPAGILAAILSVTFVVTCLGMFAFSPARRQRVRRFFRRSNSAVRYSRVSQVQSNEEANLLLEPNGEFTESDDDMLL; this is translated from the exons ATGCGCTGCAGCTCCGCTAAGGACTTCTCCACCCCCAACTGGGCCAATATAATTCCTGTG TTGTGGTTTTTACTATCGTTTTTCTGCAGCAGGGGTTTTGCCGCTGACGCAGCCGATCAGCTG GAGTTTTCCACCCAGGAATGTAAGCTGAAAGAACCCATATATGGCAGCTCCTTCGACTTTAATGGTCTTCGCTCGGATCTGGCCCATGTGATAGAAAGTCCCAGTAATGGAAATGACAAATTCGATTTCAACATCTGCGGCAATCTCACTAAGCCCTGCAATGGGGAAAGTAATGTAGCCGCCTGTCTCATAAAGGATGGCAAGGAGTACATTCTAG gGCGGCAACATGAGCTGCACTATAAGCATGGAAAGATGTACTTCAAGTATAATGGCGGGGCCAAGTGTGAGAATGGGACCAAGGAGAATCCTAATTACAGATTACACGTCATCCTCAGCTGTGATTATACTGTTGATGCCCAGCCCATCCATATTACGCCCTAT TCTAACGATGCCTGTTCCTTTTATATAACTTACGAGACTCCTTTGGCCTGCCTTTCCATCCCGGATGCCCAGCAGTCAAATAGTTGCAGTGTTAGGGACACAAAATCCAATGGAATTTTCGATTTAATGCCACTGAGCGACAACAATTACAGAACCAGTAACCGACAGAATGCGGTTTTTTTGATAAATGTTTGTAAGCCGGTGCTCTATGGAGAAAATAGCATGTGTCCGCCAGGAAGTAGCATTTGTCTTTATGATCCAAAAGAAAGCGATATAAAAAAGCG CTTCACTAACTTCGGCAATAGTCAGTCACGACCGGTGGTTGAGAATGGACAGCTTTTGCTCAGACACGAGTCTCCAACACCTTGTGCCCACAACTCCAGCGTTAACTACACCAGTGTGATTTACTTTAGCTGTGAAAAGGATATTCGG AACGCGCATCCTGAGTTTTCTGGCCTTGGAGCTGATTCCTGCACGTATCTTTTCAACTTTGTCACTCCGTTGGCCTGCAATGATTTGAAACCGTGCACAGCCTTCACCTCCACCAATGAGTT CTTGGATCTCAGCGCGCTTAGCACTAAGCCCGCGCACACTCTGAACAAAGATGGCAGAAACTATACCGTGGCAGTGTGCTCTAATGCCGGGGATCCCTGCCAAGAAAATGGCG GCGCCTGTTACAAGCAGAATTCCACGACCATCAGCCTGGGCAACTCCAACTCACAGCTACGCTTCAATCAAAGCGGCTCCCTTTATTTGCTGTACGAGAACGGTGCCGAATGTCCCACACCCACTGGCAACAAGCGCTGGTCAACGAAAATCGAGTTTGTCTGTGCGAACAATGCCACCAAGGACAATGCATCTGCAGGCAATACGGGCACAGAGGCTCCGAAAATAATTGAGGACTCCAATTGCCAGCTGTTGATCCAATATCAGACGCCTCTTGCCTGCCGGGAGCCGATTAGATGCCAGGCGACCATCTACGTGGACCACACTTCGAATGGACTTGGCAGCAGTGGGGACGAGCTGATCGACCTAACGCCATTGATTAGCGCCAGCGACAACTACGAGGCAAGAGTCGAACTGCCGGCCAGCATGGAGCATCTGGTGCCCAAAACGACCAAG TTCTTTTTGAATGTGTGTCGTCCATTAGTGCCCAAATACCAATTAGGCTGTGCCGGCGGATCTGCTGCCTGCATGGCCAAAGTGGCGGCCAACGGAGCCCCCGAGGAGGAGCGA AGCATGGGCTTTCCATTGGTATCGCTGTCGCGAAGGAATCGTACCTCCGCCGAGCTTCTGTATGTGAAAGGCGATCCCTGCCCCACGGACAACAAAACGGAGCTGTCTACGCGCATCCTTTTCAACTGCAACATGCGTGCGGGTCGG GGACAACCGGTGCTGCGCTCGATCGAGGACTGTGCCTATGATTTCGAGTGGGAGACCAATGTCTTTTGCCCGCCGCACGAGTGCACCATCAATGCGGAAACCTGCGACCTGGTGCACGACGAGCTGGGTCAGCATTTCAACTTCAAGAGTGCACCGTTTACCAAAGACGGCAAGATTGAG GTTGTCTACAACGCCACCAAGATGTCGGTAAATATTTGCGGAGAGCACCGCAAGGCGATGACTGACTATTCGCAGGCGCTGGTCAACATATTCTTCAGGCACGAGTCGCCTAATTGCGGCAAGGAAG GCACGATGAACGTCCAGATCCGCTTGATATGCAGCAACCAGACGGAGACAAGCAGTACCATTTCCAGT GACCAGCAATGCAATTTGCTTTATGTACAGCGAACTCCGAGCATCTGCCAGTTTCTATCGCTGGGTGAGCCCCAGCACGATCCCACTAATGGTGGAAGCGGCAGCTCcggcaccagcaccagcaccagtaccaccaccagcaccaccacagTCAAGCCAGCGG GAATACTGGCGGCGATTTTGTCGGTGACCTTCGTCGTGACGTGCCTAGGAATGTTTGCCTTCTCTCCGGCACGGAGGCAGCGCGTCCGTCGCTTCTTCCGGCGCAGCAACTCCGCGGTGCGGTATTCCCGG GTTTCCCAGGTGCAGTCCAACGAAGAGGCCAATCTGCTTCTGGAGCCGAACGGAGAGTTTACTGAAAGCGACGACGACATGCTGCTGTAG
- the LOC6501338 gene encoding cation-independent mannose-6-phosphate receptor isoform X1, translating into MRCSSAKDFSTPNWANIIPVLWFLLSFFCSRGFAADAADQLEFSTQECKLKEPIYGSSFDFNGLRSDLAHVIESPSNGNDKFDFNICGNLTKPCNGESNVAACLIKDGKEYILGRQHELHYKHGKMYFKYNGGAKCENGTKENPNYRLHVILSCDYTVDAQPIHITPYSNDACSFYITYETPLACLSIPDAQQSNSCSVRDTKSNGIFDLMPLSDNNYRTSNRQNAVFLINVCKPVLYGENSMCPPGSSICLYDPKESDIKKRFTNFGNSQSRPVVENGQLLLRHESPTPCAHNSSVNYTSVIYFSCEKDIRNAHPEFSGLGADSCTYLFNFVTPLACNDLKPCTAFTSTNEFLDLSALSTKPAHTLNKDGRNYTVAVCSNAGDPCQENGGACYKQNSTTISLGNSNSQLRFNQSGSLYLLYENGAECPTPTGNKRWSTKIEFVCANNATKDNASAGNTGTEAPKIIEDSNCQLLIQYQTPLACREPIRCQATIYVDHTSNGLGSSGDELIDLTPLISASDNYEARVELPASMEHLVPKTTKFFLNVCRPLVPKYQLGCAGGSAACMAKVAANGAPEEERSMGFPLVSLSRRNRTSAELLYVKGDPCPTDNKTELSTRILFNCNMRAGRGQPVLRSIEDCAYDFEWETNVFCPPHECTINAETCDLVHDELGQHFNFKSAPFTKDGKIEVVYNATKMSVNICGEHRKAMTDYSQALVNIFFRHESPNCGKEGTMNVQIRLICSNQTETSSTISSDQQCNLLYVQRTPSICQFLSLGEPQHDPTNGGSGSSGTSTSTSTTTSTTTVKPAGKPTKAATSTTPSTPTTGADPAATPIGPSASVGRILAAILSVTFVVTCLGMFAFSPARRQRVRRFFRRSNSAVRYSRVSQVQSNEEANLLLEPNGEFTESDDDMLL; encoded by the exons ATGCGCTGCAGCTCCGCTAAGGACTTCTCCACCCCCAACTGGGCCAATATAATTCCTGTG TTGTGGTTTTTACTATCGTTTTTCTGCAGCAGGGGTTTTGCCGCTGACGCAGCCGATCAGCTG GAGTTTTCCACCCAGGAATGTAAGCTGAAAGAACCCATATATGGCAGCTCCTTCGACTTTAATGGTCTTCGCTCGGATCTGGCCCATGTGATAGAAAGTCCCAGTAATGGAAATGACAAATTCGATTTCAACATCTGCGGCAATCTCACTAAGCCCTGCAATGGGGAAAGTAATGTAGCCGCCTGTCTCATAAAGGATGGCAAGGAGTACATTCTAG gGCGGCAACATGAGCTGCACTATAAGCATGGAAAGATGTACTTCAAGTATAATGGCGGGGCCAAGTGTGAGAATGGGACCAAGGAGAATCCTAATTACAGATTACACGTCATCCTCAGCTGTGATTATACTGTTGATGCCCAGCCCATCCATATTACGCCCTAT TCTAACGATGCCTGTTCCTTTTATATAACTTACGAGACTCCTTTGGCCTGCCTTTCCATCCCGGATGCCCAGCAGTCAAATAGTTGCAGTGTTAGGGACACAAAATCCAATGGAATTTTCGATTTAATGCCACTGAGCGACAACAATTACAGAACCAGTAACCGACAGAATGCGGTTTTTTTGATAAATGTTTGTAAGCCGGTGCTCTATGGAGAAAATAGCATGTGTCCGCCAGGAAGTAGCATTTGTCTTTATGATCCAAAAGAAAGCGATATAAAAAAGCG CTTCACTAACTTCGGCAATAGTCAGTCACGACCGGTGGTTGAGAATGGACAGCTTTTGCTCAGACACGAGTCTCCAACACCTTGTGCCCACAACTCCAGCGTTAACTACACCAGTGTGATTTACTTTAGCTGTGAAAAGGATATTCGG AACGCGCATCCTGAGTTTTCTGGCCTTGGAGCTGATTCCTGCACGTATCTTTTCAACTTTGTCACTCCGTTGGCCTGCAATGATTTGAAACCGTGCACAGCCTTCACCTCCACCAATGAGTT CTTGGATCTCAGCGCGCTTAGCACTAAGCCCGCGCACACTCTGAACAAAGATGGCAGAAACTATACCGTGGCAGTGTGCTCTAATGCCGGGGATCCCTGCCAAGAAAATGGCG GCGCCTGTTACAAGCAGAATTCCACGACCATCAGCCTGGGCAACTCCAACTCACAGCTACGCTTCAATCAAAGCGGCTCCCTTTATTTGCTGTACGAGAACGGTGCCGAATGTCCCACACCCACTGGCAACAAGCGCTGGTCAACGAAAATCGAGTTTGTCTGTGCGAACAATGCCACCAAGGACAATGCATCTGCAGGCAATACGGGCACAGAGGCTCCGAAAATAATTGAGGACTCCAATTGCCAGCTGTTGATCCAATATCAGACGCCTCTTGCCTGCCGGGAGCCGATTAGATGCCAGGCGACCATCTACGTGGACCACACTTCGAATGGACTTGGCAGCAGTGGGGACGAGCTGATCGACCTAACGCCATTGATTAGCGCCAGCGACAACTACGAGGCAAGAGTCGAACTGCCGGCCAGCATGGAGCATCTGGTGCCCAAAACGACCAAG TTCTTTTTGAATGTGTGTCGTCCATTAGTGCCCAAATACCAATTAGGCTGTGCCGGCGGATCTGCTGCCTGCATGGCCAAAGTGGCGGCCAACGGAGCCCCCGAGGAGGAGCGA AGCATGGGCTTTCCATTGGTATCGCTGTCGCGAAGGAATCGTACCTCCGCCGAGCTTCTGTATGTGAAAGGCGATCCCTGCCCCACGGACAACAAAACGGAGCTGTCTACGCGCATCCTTTTCAACTGCAACATGCGTGCGGGTCGG GGACAACCGGTGCTGCGCTCGATCGAGGACTGTGCCTATGATTTCGAGTGGGAGACCAATGTCTTTTGCCCGCCGCACGAGTGCACCATCAATGCGGAAACCTGCGACCTGGTGCACGACGAGCTGGGTCAGCATTTCAACTTCAAGAGTGCACCGTTTACCAAAGACGGCAAGATTGAG GTTGTCTACAACGCCACCAAGATGTCGGTAAATATTTGCGGAGAGCACCGCAAGGCGATGACTGACTATTCGCAGGCGCTGGTCAACATATTCTTCAGGCACGAGTCGCCTAATTGCGGCAAGGAAG GCACGATGAACGTCCAGATCCGCTTGATATGCAGCAACCAGACGGAGACAAGCAGTACCATTTCCAGT GACCAGCAATGCAATTTGCTTTATGTACAGCGAACTCCGAGCATCTGCCAGTTTCTATCGCTGGGTGAGCCCCAGCACGATCCCACTAATGGTGGAAGCGGCAGCTCcggcaccagcaccagcaccagtaccaccaccagcaccaccacagTCAAGCCAGCGGGTAAGCCAACCAAGGCGGCCACGTCAACTACTCCATCGACACCGACTACTGGCGCCGATCCGGCGGCTACTCCCATCGGGCCATCGGCCTCCGTGGGCA GAATACTGGCGGCGATTTTGTCGGTGACCTTCGTCGTGACGTGCCTAGGAATGTTTGCCTTCTCTCCGGCACGGAGGCAGCGCGTCCGTCGCTTCTTCCGGCGCAGCAACTCCGCGGTGCGGTATTCCCGG GTTTCCCAGGTGCAGTCCAACGAAGAGGCCAATCTGCTTCTGGAGCCGAACGGAGAGTTTACTGAAAGCGACGACGACATGCTGCTGTAG
- the LOC6501338 gene encoding cation-independent mannose-6-phosphate receptor isoform X2, whose amino-acid sequence MRCSSAKDFSTPNWANIIPVLWFLLSFFCSRGFAADAADQLEFSTQECKLKEPIYGSSFDFNGLRSDLAHVIESPSNGNDKFDFNICGNLTKPCNGESNVAACLIKDGKEYILGRQHELHYKHGKMYFKYNGGAKCENGTKENPNYRLHVILSCDYTVDAQPIHITPYSNDACSFYITYETPLACLSIPDAQQSNSCSVRDTKSNGIFDLMPLSDNNYRTSNRQNAVFLINVCKPVLYGENSMCPPGSSICLYDPKESDIKKRFTNFGNSQSRPVVENGQLLLRHESPTPCAHNSSVNYTSVIYFSCEKDIRNAHPEFSGLGADSCTYLFNFVTPLACNDLKPCTAFTSTNEFLDLSALSTKPAHTLNKDGRNYTVAVCSNAGDPCQENGGACYKQNSTTISLGNSNSQLRFNQSGSLYLLYENGAECPTPTGNKRWSTKIEFVCANNATKDNASAGNTGTEAPKIIEDSNCQLLIQYQTPLACREPIRCQATIYVDHTSNGLGSSGDELIDLTPLISASDNYEARVELPASMEHLVPKTTKFFLNVCRPLVPKYQLGCAGGSAACMAKVAANGAPEEERSMGFPLVSLSRRNRTSAELLYVKGDPCPTDNKTELSTRILFNCNMRAGRGQPVLRSIEDCAYDFEWETNVFCPPHECTINAETCDLVHDELGQHFNFKSAPFTKDGKIEVVYNATKMSVNICGEHRKAMTDYSQALVNIFFRHESPNCGKEGTMNVQIRLICSNQTETSSTISSDQQCNLLYVQRTPSICQFLSLGEPQHDPTNGGSGSSGTSTSTSTTTSTTTVKPAGKPTKAATSTTPSTPTTGADPAATPIGPSASVGRILAAILSVTFVVTCLGMFAFSPARRQRVRRFFRRSNSAVRYSRVQSNEEANLLLEPNGEFTESDDDMLL is encoded by the exons ATGCGCTGCAGCTCCGCTAAGGACTTCTCCACCCCCAACTGGGCCAATATAATTCCTGTG TTGTGGTTTTTACTATCGTTTTTCTGCAGCAGGGGTTTTGCCGCTGACGCAGCCGATCAGCTG GAGTTTTCCACCCAGGAATGTAAGCTGAAAGAACCCATATATGGCAGCTCCTTCGACTTTAATGGTCTTCGCTCGGATCTGGCCCATGTGATAGAAAGTCCCAGTAATGGAAATGACAAATTCGATTTCAACATCTGCGGCAATCTCACTAAGCCCTGCAATGGGGAAAGTAATGTAGCCGCCTGTCTCATAAAGGATGGCAAGGAGTACATTCTAG gGCGGCAACATGAGCTGCACTATAAGCATGGAAAGATGTACTTCAAGTATAATGGCGGGGCCAAGTGTGAGAATGGGACCAAGGAGAATCCTAATTACAGATTACACGTCATCCTCAGCTGTGATTATACTGTTGATGCCCAGCCCATCCATATTACGCCCTAT TCTAACGATGCCTGTTCCTTTTATATAACTTACGAGACTCCTTTGGCCTGCCTTTCCATCCCGGATGCCCAGCAGTCAAATAGTTGCAGTGTTAGGGACACAAAATCCAATGGAATTTTCGATTTAATGCCACTGAGCGACAACAATTACAGAACCAGTAACCGACAGAATGCGGTTTTTTTGATAAATGTTTGTAAGCCGGTGCTCTATGGAGAAAATAGCATGTGTCCGCCAGGAAGTAGCATTTGTCTTTATGATCCAAAAGAAAGCGATATAAAAAAGCG CTTCACTAACTTCGGCAATAGTCAGTCACGACCGGTGGTTGAGAATGGACAGCTTTTGCTCAGACACGAGTCTCCAACACCTTGTGCCCACAACTCCAGCGTTAACTACACCAGTGTGATTTACTTTAGCTGTGAAAAGGATATTCGG AACGCGCATCCTGAGTTTTCTGGCCTTGGAGCTGATTCCTGCACGTATCTTTTCAACTTTGTCACTCCGTTGGCCTGCAATGATTTGAAACCGTGCACAGCCTTCACCTCCACCAATGAGTT CTTGGATCTCAGCGCGCTTAGCACTAAGCCCGCGCACACTCTGAACAAAGATGGCAGAAACTATACCGTGGCAGTGTGCTCTAATGCCGGGGATCCCTGCCAAGAAAATGGCG GCGCCTGTTACAAGCAGAATTCCACGACCATCAGCCTGGGCAACTCCAACTCACAGCTACGCTTCAATCAAAGCGGCTCCCTTTATTTGCTGTACGAGAACGGTGCCGAATGTCCCACACCCACTGGCAACAAGCGCTGGTCAACGAAAATCGAGTTTGTCTGTGCGAACAATGCCACCAAGGACAATGCATCTGCAGGCAATACGGGCACAGAGGCTCCGAAAATAATTGAGGACTCCAATTGCCAGCTGTTGATCCAATATCAGACGCCTCTTGCCTGCCGGGAGCCGATTAGATGCCAGGCGACCATCTACGTGGACCACACTTCGAATGGACTTGGCAGCAGTGGGGACGAGCTGATCGACCTAACGCCATTGATTAGCGCCAGCGACAACTACGAGGCAAGAGTCGAACTGCCGGCCAGCATGGAGCATCTGGTGCCCAAAACGACCAAG TTCTTTTTGAATGTGTGTCGTCCATTAGTGCCCAAATACCAATTAGGCTGTGCCGGCGGATCTGCTGCCTGCATGGCCAAAGTGGCGGCCAACGGAGCCCCCGAGGAGGAGCGA AGCATGGGCTTTCCATTGGTATCGCTGTCGCGAAGGAATCGTACCTCCGCCGAGCTTCTGTATGTGAAAGGCGATCCCTGCCCCACGGACAACAAAACGGAGCTGTCTACGCGCATCCTTTTCAACTGCAACATGCGTGCGGGTCGG GGACAACCGGTGCTGCGCTCGATCGAGGACTGTGCCTATGATTTCGAGTGGGAGACCAATGTCTTTTGCCCGCCGCACGAGTGCACCATCAATGCGGAAACCTGCGACCTGGTGCACGACGAGCTGGGTCAGCATTTCAACTTCAAGAGTGCACCGTTTACCAAAGACGGCAAGATTGAG GTTGTCTACAACGCCACCAAGATGTCGGTAAATATTTGCGGAGAGCACCGCAAGGCGATGACTGACTATTCGCAGGCGCTGGTCAACATATTCTTCAGGCACGAGTCGCCTAATTGCGGCAAGGAAG GCACGATGAACGTCCAGATCCGCTTGATATGCAGCAACCAGACGGAGACAAGCAGTACCATTTCCAGT GACCAGCAATGCAATTTGCTTTATGTACAGCGAACTCCGAGCATCTGCCAGTTTCTATCGCTGGGTGAGCCCCAGCACGATCCCACTAATGGTGGAAGCGGCAGCTCcggcaccagcaccagcaccagtaccaccaccagcaccaccacagTCAAGCCAGCGGGTAAGCCAACCAAGGCGGCCACGTCAACTACTCCATCGACACCGACTACTGGCGCCGATCCGGCGGCTACTCCCATCGGGCCATCGGCCTCCGTGGGCA GAATACTGGCGGCGATTTTGTCGGTGACCTTCGTCGTGACGTGCCTAGGAATGTTTGCCTTCTCTCCGGCACGGAGGCAGCGCGTCCGTCGCTTCTTCCGGCGCAGCAACTCCGCGGTGCGGTATTCCCGG GTGCAGTCCAACGAAGAGGCCAATCTGCTTCTGGAGCCGAACGGAGAGTTTACTGAAAGCGACGACGACATGCTGCTGTAG
- the LOC6501338 gene encoding cation-independent mannose-6-phosphate receptor isoform X4, whose translation MRCSSAKDFSTPNWANIIPVLWFLLSFFCSRGFAADAADQLEFSTQECKLKEPIYGSSFDFNGLRSDLAHVIESPSNGNDKFDFNICGNLTKPCNGESNVAACLIKDGKEYILGRQHELHYKHGKMYFKYNGGAKCENGTKENPNYRLHVILSCDYTVDAQPIHITPYSNDACSFYITYETPLACLSIPDAQQSNSCSVRDTKSNGIFDLMPLSDNNYRTSNRQNAVFLINVCKPVLYGENSMCPPGSSICLYDPKESDIKKRFTNFGNSQSRPVVENGQLLLRHESPTPCAHNSSVNYTSVIYFSCEKDIRNAHPEFSGLGADSCTYLFNFVTPLACNDLKPCTAFTSTNEFLDLSALSTKPAHTLNKDGRNYTVAVCSNAGDPCQENGGACYKQNSTTISLGNSNSQLRFNQSGSLYLLYENGAECPTPTGNKRWSTKIEFVCANNATKDNASAGNTGTEAPKIIEDSNCQLLIQYQTPLACREPIRCQATIYVDHTSNGLGSSGDELIDLTPLISASDNYEARVELPASMEHLVPKTTKFFLNVCRPLVPKYQLGCAGGSAACMAKVAANGAPEEERSMGFPLVSLSRRNRTSAELLYVKGDPCPTDNKTELSTRILFNCNMRAGRGQPVLRSIEDCAYDFEWETNVFCPPHECTINAETCDLVHDELGQHFNFKSAPFTKDGKIEVVYNATKMSVNICGEHRKAMTDYSQALVNIFFRHESPNCGKEGTMNVQIRLICSNQTETSSTISSDQQCNLLYVQRTPSICQFLSLGEPQHDPTNGGSGSSGTSTSTSTTTSTTTVKPAGILAAILSVTFVVTCLGMFAFSPARRQRVRRFFRRSNSAVRYSRVQSNEEANLLLEPNGEFTESDDDMLL comes from the exons ATGCGCTGCAGCTCCGCTAAGGACTTCTCCACCCCCAACTGGGCCAATATAATTCCTGTG TTGTGGTTTTTACTATCGTTTTTCTGCAGCAGGGGTTTTGCCGCTGACGCAGCCGATCAGCTG GAGTTTTCCACCCAGGAATGTAAGCTGAAAGAACCCATATATGGCAGCTCCTTCGACTTTAATGGTCTTCGCTCGGATCTGGCCCATGTGATAGAAAGTCCCAGTAATGGAAATGACAAATTCGATTTCAACATCTGCGGCAATCTCACTAAGCCCTGCAATGGGGAAAGTAATGTAGCCGCCTGTCTCATAAAGGATGGCAAGGAGTACATTCTAG gGCGGCAACATGAGCTGCACTATAAGCATGGAAAGATGTACTTCAAGTATAATGGCGGGGCCAAGTGTGAGAATGGGACCAAGGAGAATCCTAATTACAGATTACACGTCATCCTCAGCTGTGATTATACTGTTGATGCCCAGCCCATCCATATTACGCCCTAT TCTAACGATGCCTGTTCCTTTTATATAACTTACGAGACTCCTTTGGCCTGCCTTTCCATCCCGGATGCCCAGCAGTCAAATAGTTGCAGTGTTAGGGACACAAAATCCAATGGAATTTTCGATTTAATGCCACTGAGCGACAACAATTACAGAACCAGTAACCGACAGAATGCGGTTTTTTTGATAAATGTTTGTAAGCCGGTGCTCTATGGAGAAAATAGCATGTGTCCGCCAGGAAGTAGCATTTGTCTTTATGATCCAAAAGAAAGCGATATAAAAAAGCG CTTCACTAACTTCGGCAATAGTCAGTCACGACCGGTGGTTGAGAATGGACAGCTTTTGCTCAGACACGAGTCTCCAACACCTTGTGCCCACAACTCCAGCGTTAACTACACCAGTGTGATTTACTTTAGCTGTGAAAAGGATATTCGG AACGCGCATCCTGAGTTTTCTGGCCTTGGAGCTGATTCCTGCACGTATCTTTTCAACTTTGTCACTCCGTTGGCCTGCAATGATTTGAAACCGTGCACAGCCTTCACCTCCACCAATGAGTT CTTGGATCTCAGCGCGCTTAGCACTAAGCCCGCGCACACTCTGAACAAAGATGGCAGAAACTATACCGTGGCAGTGTGCTCTAATGCCGGGGATCCCTGCCAAGAAAATGGCG GCGCCTGTTACAAGCAGAATTCCACGACCATCAGCCTGGGCAACTCCAACTCACAGCTACGCTTCAATCAAAGCGGCTCCCTTTATTTGCTGTACGAGAACGGTGCCGAATGTCCCACACCCACTGGCAACAAGCGCTGGTCAACGAAAATCGAGTTTGTCTGTGCGAACAATGCCACCAAGGACAATGCATCTGCAGGCAATACGGGCACAGAGGCTCCGAAAATAATTGAGGACTCCAATTGCCAGCTGTTGATCCAATATCAGACGCCTCTTGCCTGCCGGGAGCCGATTAGATGCCAGGCGACCATCTACGTGGACCACACTTCGAATGGACTTGGCAGCAGTGGGGACGAGCTGATCGACCTAACGCCATTGATTAGCGCCAGCGACAACTACGAGGCAAGAGTCGAACTGCCGGCCAGCATGGAGCATCTGGTGCCCAAAACGACCAAG TTCTTTTTGAATGTGTGTCGTCCATTAGTGCCCAAATACCAATTAGGCTGTGCCGGCGGATCTGCTGCCTGCATGGCCAAAGTGGCGGCCAACGGAGCCCCCGAGGAGGAGCGA AGCATGGGCTTTCCATTGGTATCGCTGTCGCGAAGGAATCGTACCTCCGCCGAGCTTCTGTATGTGAAAGGCGATCCCTGCCCCACGGACAACAAAACGGAGCTGTCTACGCGCATCCTTTTCAACTGCAACATGCGTGCGGGTCGG GGACAACCGGTGCTGCGCTCGATCGAGGACTGTGCCTATGATTTCGAGTGGGAGACCAATGTCTTTTGCCCGCCGCACGAGTGCACCATCAATGCGGAAACCTGCGACCTGGTGCACGACGAGCTGGGTCAGCATTTCAACTTCAAGAGTGCACCGTTTACCAAAGACGGCAAGATTGAG GTTGTCTACAACGCCACCAAGATGTCGGTAAATATTTGCGGAGAGCACCGCAAGGCGATGACTGACTATTCGCAGGCGCTGGTCAACATATTCTTCAGGCACGAGTCGCCTAATTGCGGCAAGGAAG GCACGATGAACGTCCAGATCCGCTTGATATGCAGCAACCAGACGGAGACAAGCAGTACCATTTCCAGT GACCAGCAATGCAATTTGCTTTATGTACAGCGAACTCCGAGCATCTGCCAGTTTCTATCGCTGGGTGAGCCCCAGCACGATCCCACTAATGGTGGAAGCGGCAGCTCcggcaccagcaccagcaccagtaccaccaccagcaccaccacagTCAAGCCAGCGG GAATACTGGCGGCGATTTTGTCGGTGACCTTCGTCGTGACGTGCCTAGGAATGTTTGCCTTCTCTCCGGCACGGAGGCAGCGCGTCCGTCGCTTCTTCCGGCGCAGCAACTCCGCGGTGCGGTATTCCCGG GTGCAGTCCAACGAAGAGGCCAATCTGCTTCTGGAGCCGAACGGAGAGTTTACTGAAAGCGACGACGACATGCTGCTGTAG